Genomic window (Bosea vaviloviae):
TTGACCGTGTCGGCGATGTAGAGTTCGACATCGCGCTCCGGCATGCCGCCTTGTGAGCGCTGCACTGTGGCGACGCCATTGGCCTGCGCCAGCGCATCGATCTCGGCGCCCCGCTGGGGATGGCGTGGCGCGATGATGGTGAGCAGCTTCGGCAGATGCGCCTTGAGGCCGAGATGCGCCGCGATCACCTGCTCCTCCTCGCCCGGATGGGTGCTAGCCGCGATCCAGACGGGCCGCCCGGTGGTCAACCCGTCGAGGATCGCCAGCGTGTCGGCATCGGCGGGCGGGGCGGGCACGTCGAATTTCAGATTGCCGGCGATGCTGACCCGGGGCGCGCCGAGCTGCGCCAGGCGCTCGCCGTCTCCCTGGGACTGGGCGAGGCAGGATTCGAAGCAGGAGAGCAGATAGCGCGAGGTCTGCGGCAGCTTGTACCAGCGCCTGAAGGAGCGCTCCGACATGCGCGCATTGACCAGGACCAGCGGGATCGCGCGCTTGCGCGCCTCGATCATCAGATTGGGCCAGATCTCGGACTCGCAGATCAGGCCGAGCTCCGGCCGCCAATAGTCGAGGAAGCGGCGCATATAGCGCGGCACGTCGAGCGGCAGATATTGATGGATCACGCCGGCGGGCAGCCGCGCGGCGAGCAGTTTCGCCGAGGTCACCGTGCCCGAGGTCACCAGCACCGCGAGTCCGCGCCGCTTCAGCTTCTCGACCAATGGCAGCAGCGTCACCGTCTCGCCGACGCTGGCGCCATGCAGCCAGACCAGGGTCTTGTCCGGGCGCCGGACGCCGGGATAGCCGCGCCGCTCGGCAAAGCGCGTCGGGTCCTCCTTGCCGCGCCGCCGCCGCCAGAGCAGCAGCCCGGCCGCCGCCGGCTCGAGCAGCGCGCTGATCACGCGGTAGCTCTGCAGGATAGAACCCTTGCCGATCATGCTGCTTTGCCCGCGCTCGCTCGTGCGGCCGGCTGCGCTTGCCTCAGTCCTTCGCCAGGGTCGCGCGCGCCGATCAGCGCATAGGCGCGGGCATGGACGGCATCGAGCCCGGCTTCCAGGGCAAGGCGCGCGGCCTCGCAGGTCGCCTCATCCGCCTCCCGCTCGACGCGGATCGCCTCGCCGACGACGATCGCACCGCGCCCAAAGGGCAGGCCGATCGAGGCGCGGTCCCAGCTCTTGAAATCGATGCGCCGGCTGGTGACGACGGCGATCGGGTGGATCGGCCGGCCCGATGCGCGGGCCAAGGCGATGATGCCGGGGCCGGCGATGCGGGCGCGCTTGGGAATGTCGGCGGTCAGCACCATGGTCTCGCCGGCGGCCAGCCGCCGCATCATGGCGAGGAAGGCACTGGCGCCGCCCTTCTCCCGGATCTTCTTGCCCAGAGCGCCCGAACCCCGGATCGCGCCGATGCCGAGCTGGCGCAACGCGACAGCATTGAAGCCACCATCGCCATGGCGCGAGACCAGGGAGCAGGCCGGCATCCAGTCCGGCCGGGAGAACGGGATCATGATGTGCTGGCCGTGCCACATCGCAATGATCAATGGCAGTTCGGGGCGCACCTTCTCATAGATGTCGGCCGGCTCGACGACGAACCGGTTCGTGCGGCGCACGAGCTTGAGATAGCCGGCCAGGAGTCGGCCGAGCGTCTCCTGCGCCGCGCGTGTCTTGAGAAGGGAAAAGCCCATTGCTGATGATTGAACCGATAAGGGAAGATTGAGGCCGCGATCTGACCGCGGAGGCCGCCGCTTCTGTCGCAGCCTGACGGTTCAGGACTTGATGGGTTCAGGACTTGCCAGGTTCAAGACTTGGCGGGTTCGGGATCGAGCAGACGGTGCAGGTGGACGATGAAATAGCGGGTCTGCGCCTGGTCCACGGTCGCCTGCGCCTTCGCCTTCCAGGCGGTATGGGCGCTGGCATAGTTCGGGAACACGCCGACGATGTCGACCTTGGCGAGATCCTTGAAGGTGATGCCTTCGAGCGAGCTCAGCTCGCCGCCGAAGACGAGATGGAGAAGCTGTTTCTGTTCCGGTTCCATATCGATCCCTCCAGCCATGTTCGTCCGATTGCGGCACCAGATAAGCCATTCACATCGAAGGCGCGAGTGCCGAACGCCCCGCGTTCTGCAATTCCCGGTCCGCAGAGGCTGTTGCGATCCATGGGGCCGATTTGACGCAGGCGATTTTGCGCGAATGCCAGGAGTTCGAGGACGCAAGCCTTCCGGCTTGCTACGAAGAACGACGCCGCAGTCGCGCAAAAGCGCCGCGCCCTACGGGTGAGGTGAAAACGGCGGAGCTGCAGCGTCGCATCGCTTGCCGATACCGATGGTATCGCCCGCGCAATGCTCCTCCCATCTCCGCCGTTTTGACCTCATCAAATCGGCCCCATGGTTCATAACAGCCTCTAGACTGCTTGAAAGTCAGATGCGCTGCGGCTGTCCGTCGCGCAGGCGCTGCAAGGCGCGCAGCAGCGGCTCCGCCAGGCCGTTGCTGCTGGCGACGAGCATGCCGTGAACCGGCGTCTCGCGGTTGTAGATCGCAGGCTGGCCCTCGCCGCCGGTCATGCGGCCGCCGGCCTCGTTCAGGATCAGATCGGCCGCGGCGAGATCCCAATCGCGCGCGTCGGGCGAGATCAGTCCGGCATCGATCGTGCCGTCGGCGATCCGCGCGAGTCTGAGAGCGAGCGAAGGGATCTTGTCGGCCGGCTCGAACGCCTCCAGCCGCGCCAGTGCGTCGAGCATCGGCTTGGGGCCGGCGATGCGCGCCTCCTTCAGGGTCGCGACTTGCGAAGCCGAGATCGCCGCGCCGTTCAGGAAGGCCCCGGCGCCGCGTATCGCGGTATAGGTTGCGCGGCAGGCCGGTGCATGCACCACGCCCAGGATCGGCACGCCCTCGTCGAGCAGGGCGACACAGACGGCCCAATCCGGCGAGCCGCTCATGAAGGCGCGCGTGCCGTCGATCGGATCGACGACCCAGACGAAGCGGCGCGACAGCCGCAGGGCATCGTCGACAGTCTCCTCGGAGAGCCACGCTGCGTCGGGCAGCAGGACCGAGAGCTGGATCCGCAGGAAGGTGTCGACGCCGATATCGGCTTCGGTGACGGGCGAGCCGCCGCTCTTCGACCAGGTCCGTGCCGCCGTCTTCTCGCCGGGGCGAAACAGCGCGAGCGCAATCTCGCCTGCTTCGATGCAGCTTTCGCGAACCGCCGGCAGGAGATCTGAGGCGATGGGCATCGGGGGCCTATTCATGATGCTTTCCGTATCGAATGCGGAGCTTGCGGACACAAGCCGAAAATACGCTCGCGCACCGAAAGATTCCGTCAATCATCATGCATGAAACAGGCCATTCAGGGGCGCCCAGGCCGAAAAACACGCTCCTTTAACCCAACCGCTTAAGCGCTCGGAGAGAGCTTGGACGCAATCTCGACCTGCAAGCACGAGAGCCCCGGACTGCACAGAGGGCTCCGTAGCGGCAGGGACATAGAGAGGCGTTATACCGATGGCCAGCGTCACGCCGGCTGCCGGAGAGACCGGCTTTGCGTCAGGTCTCTCCGGCCGCCCGACACACACGACCACCGTTCCGAAAAACCCGATGCCGGCGCAGCCAGACGCGCCGCGGATCGAACGTATCGCCTCGGTCAGGATCCTGCGCGGTGGCGCCGGATGGCGCGGCATCGCGATGCGCATGACGAATACCGGGCGCGAGGATGAGCGCTTCGAACTGGCGTTGACGGCCGGTGACGGCCGCTCGATCACGGTCGCTGTACTGGATCAGGACGACGTCGTCGCGATCTGGCGCGATTGCGGCCGCGCCAGCGGCTTGCCCCTGCTGATCGAGACCAGCGACGGGGTGATCTCCGAGCCTTACCCGCAGCTCGGCCGGCTCGCGCTCGGCCCGGTGCGGATCAGGCGGCGTCATTCCTTCCTCAATGGCCGCCGGCCGCGCTTCCTGGTGCGGCGCAAGACCGGCCGCCTCAGCGAGCGCCCGGTCGTCGTCGCCGGTGAGCGTCTGACGGATTGATCGTCCTACGGCGTCCCGCCGGCATCACAGCCTCAGCGAGAGCAGGCTTTCGCCGTTTGGCCGGATTTCACCCGTCAGGTCGAAGCCGAGCGAGCGATAGAAGTCCAGCGGGCTTGCAGGCCCAAGGACGACGCTCGTCGTCACCAAGCGGATACCGTCCTCGCGACGCTGTTGCAGCCATAGGCTGAGCGCTGCTTTGCCGTAGCCTTTGCCTTGATGGTCCCGGTCGATCATGAAGCGCCATAAGCTGATGACGCGATCGGGATCATCGGAACCCGGGCGCCACATGATGAAGCCGACCGGCGTCTCGCCCGCATAGGCCGCTCTGAACACTGCGGTCGGCTCGAAATAGGCCTGAGCGATCGAGACCGCATTGGCCGCGACATAACCGTTCTGGCTGTCGGCAACCTTCAATGCGCAGATCGCGCGGACGGATGCGGCGGTGACCTCTCGCAAGGACAGGCCGGGGCTGGTCACGCAAGCCCGAACCGAACCAGCGCATCGAGCGCGAAGCCGGCCGCCAGCAGCAATCCGGTATGCCAGTTCGAGCGGAACAGGCGCAGCGCCAGCATCGGCGTCACGCCGCTGATCTGCGAAACCTGCCAGCCAAGATGCGCCGCGAAGCCCGCGACGCCGAGCCAGGCGAAGACGCCGCCGCCGACCACCCAGGTCGCGACAGCGATCAGCAGCGCCGCGAACCCGAAGCAGGCTCCGATCGCCTCCCGGCCATACTGCCCGAAATAGCGCGCGCTCGACTTGATGCCGGCGATGATGTCGTCCTCGATATCCTGCAGCGCGTAGATCGTGTCGTAGCCGATGGTCCAGAGGATCGCTGCCGCATAGACCAGATAGGCCGGCGGATCGAGCCGGCCGAAGACCGCGCTCCAGCCGAGCAGCGCGCCCCAGGAGAAGGCCAGGCCGAGCACGAATTGTGGCATCTGGGTGATGCGCTTCATGAAAGGGTAGATCGCGACGATCGCCAGCGAGGCGATGCCGGTCACGATCGTGAACCGGTTGAACTGCAGCAGCACCAGCAGGCCGACAAGCGAGAGCCCGATCATGAACAGAGCCGCCGCCGTCGCCGAGACCTGGCCGGAGGGGAGCGGCCTGCCGCGTGTCCGCGCCACCTGCGCGTCGAGCTTGCGGTCGATGATGTCGTTGAAGGTCGAGCCGGCGGCGCGCATCACCACGGCGCCGATCAGGAACAGCAGGCAATGCCAGGGATTGGGGAAGGCCTGCCTGTCGGCGATCGCCGCAAGGCCGGCCGACCACCAGCAAGGCAGGAGCAGAAGCTGCCAGCCGATCGGCCGCTCGATCCGTGCGAGCTTGAGATAGGGTCTGAAACGTCGCGGCGCGCGCGTATCGACCCAATGGCCGGTCAAGGCGTCGGGAAGCGGAGCATCCGTTGTCGAAGCCGCATCCGTCGTCGAAACCATATTTGTCGTCGAAGCTATGGGCCGTGCCGGGTCGGGGGCGAAGGTCACGAGGCGGTCAAAGCGCGCCCTGGGGAATGCGCAGCGATCCGCCGGTGATCGAATCGGCGCCGCCGAACGGGTTGCCACCGCCCTGCTGTTGGGCCTGCTGCTGGGCGCGCTTCTGCATCGCCGCCTGCTGCTTGACCGCGTTGCAGGCATTGTTGCGGATGCCGGCGGCCTTGTCGTTGTCGACCTTCAGACCATCGACGAAGCTGGCCGGAATCTGGCACCAGTCCTGGTTCGCACTGGCGAATTTCAGCGCCGCATTGCCGTTCCCGACCAGGCGGCCGAGCGTGCTGCAGGCTTGCGCCGGGGTGAGCTTCTGCTTGGATCTCGACGACGAGTTCAGCGAGGCCACGATCGCCTGGCGCTCCGCCAGCAGCTTCTGGATCTGCTCGCAGCCGGTAGCCTGCGCCGCGGCCGGCGCGGCATCGAATAACGATGCTGCCGCCAGACCGAGCGTCGCGATCACTCCCGAAGCGATCTTGCTCGAAGTCATCATGCGCCGCATATGTCTTGCTCCGAATTGTTCATGCTGGGAGCGTTTCCGCTCCGGAATGTTCATAACAGCCTCACCGTGTTAGCGCCAAGCGCCCATGCGAGTCCACTTGCCGTTATGCCTGGATTGTGGCGGTTTTCGCGCTGGTTCCGCGGCGCAGCGGCGGGTGACAGGAGATGACCGCGCCGATGTCCACCCCTGATTTCGCTCGCTACCGGCTTCATGTCGCCGACGATCTCGCCATTGGCACGCGCCTGCCGCTGGCGCGCGAACAGGCGAATTACCTGCTCAATGTGCTGCGCCTGAAGAGCGACGACACCATCATCGTATTCAACGGCCGCGACGGCGAATGGCTCGCGGCGCTGACGGCGGAAGGGCGCAAGCAGGCGAGCCTCGGCCTGCTCAGGCAGACGCGCCCGCAGCCGGACGCCCCCGATCTGCATTATCTGTTCGCCCCGCTGAAACATGCGCGGCTCGACTATATCGCGCAGAAGGCCGTCGAGATGGGGGCGGGCCTGCTGCAGCCGGTTCTGACCCGTAGGACGCAGGTGTCGCGGCTCAATCTCGATCGGCTGCGCGCCAATGCGATCGAGGCGGCCGAGCAATGCGGCATCCTGTCATTGCCCGAGATTCGGGGCGAATGCGGGCTGGACGCTGCGCTCGAGGCGCTCGAGCCCGAAAGGCTCCTGATCTTCTGCGACGAGGCGATGGCCCAAGAGAGTCCGCTCAAGGTGCAGAGCCCCGTCACGGCGCTGGCTGCCGCCGCGCCCGGCCCGCTTGCCGTGCTGATCGGCCCCGAAGGAGGCTTCGACGAGGCCGAGCGCGTGCGCATCCTGGCGCGGCCTAAAACGCTCAGAATATCGCTGGGACCGCGCATCTTGCGCGCCGATACGGCTGCTGTGGCGGCTT
Coding sequences:
- a CDS encoding 3-deoxy-D-manno-octulosonic acid transferase, yielding MIGKGSILQSYRVISALLEPAAAGLLLWRRRRGKEDPTRFAERRGYPGVRRPDKTLVWLHGASVGETVTLLPLVEKLKRRGLAVLVTSGTVTSAKLLAARLPAGVIHQYLPLDVPRYMRRFLDYWRPELGLICESEIWPNLMIEARKRAIPLVLVNARMSERSFRRWYKLPQTSRYLLSCFESCLAQSQGDGERLAQLGAPRVSIAGNLKFDVPAPPADADTLAILDGLTTGRPVWIAASTHPGEEEQVIAAHLGLKAHLPKLLTIIAPRHPQRGAEIDALAQANGVATVQRSQGGMPERDVELYIADTVNELGLFYRLSQVAFIGGSLTPVGGHNPIEPAKLGCALLHGPHVHNAVDVFAAFDRGGGAREVADTQALAGAVHRWLSDPAAARQAARAAAQTSHQLGGALNRTMQTIEPLLMRVAIGQRETAS
- a CDS encoding lysophospholipid acyltransferase family protein; its protein translation is MGFSLLKTRAAQETLGRLLAGYLKLVRRTNRFVVEPADIYEKVRPELPLIIAMWHGQHIMIPFSRPDWMPACSLVSRHGDGGFNAVALRQLGIGAIRGSGALGKKIREKGGASAFLAMMRRLAAGETMVLTADIPKRARIAGPGIIALARASGRPIHPIAVVTSRRIDFKSWDRASIGLPFGRGAIVVGEAIRVEREADEATCEAARLALEAGLDAVHARAYALIGARDPGEGLRQAQPAARASAGKAA
- a CDS encoding DUF4170 domain-containing protein, with the translated sequence MEPEQKQLLHLVFGGELSSLEGITFKDLAKVDIVGVFPNYASAHTAWKAKAQATVDQAQTRYFIVHLHRLLDPEPAKS
- a CDS encoding 3'(2'),5'-bisphosphate nucleotidase CysQ; its protein translation is MPIASDLLPAVRESCIEAGEIALALFRPGEKTAARTWSKSGGSPVTEADIGVDTFLRIQLSVLLPDAAWLSEETVDDALRLSRRFVWVVDPIDGTRAFMSGSPDWAVCVALLDEGVPILGVVHAPACRATYTAIRGAGAFLNGAAISASQVATLKEARIAGPKPMLDALARLEAFEPADKIPSLALRLARIADGTIDAGLISPDARDWDLAAADLILNEAGGRMTGGEGQPAIYNRETPVHGMLVASSNGLAEPLLRALQRLRDGQPQRI
- a CDS encoding DUF6101 family protein; this translates as MASVTPAAGETGFASGLSGRPTHTTTVPKNPMPAQPDAPRIERIASVRILRGGAGWRGIAMRMTNTGREDERFELALTAGDGRSITVAVLDQDDVVAIWRDCGRASGLPLLIETSDGVISEPYPQLGRLALGPVRIRRRHSFLNGRRPRFLVRRKTGRLSERPVVVAGERLTD
- a CDS encoding GNAT family N-acetyltransferase codes for the protein MTSPGLSLREVTAASVRAICALKVADSQNGYVAANAVSIAQAYFEPTAVFRAAYAGETPVGFIMWRPGSDDPDRVISLWRFMIDRDHQGKGYGKAALSLWLQQRREDGIRLVTTSVVLGPASPLDFYRSLGFDLTGEIRPNGESLLSLRL
- the ubiA gene encoding 4-hydroxybenzoate octaprenyltransferase, which produces MVSTTDAASTTDAPLPDALTGHWVDTRAPRRFRPYLKLARIERPIGWQLLLLPCWWSAGLAAIADRQAFPNPWHCLLFLIGAVVMRAAGSTFNDIIDRKLDAQVARTRGRPLPSGQVSATAAALFMIGLSLVGLLVLLQFNRFTIVTGIASLAIVAIYPFMKRITQMPQFVLGLAFSWGALLGWSAVFGRLDPPAYLVYAAAILWTIGYDTIYALQDIEDDIIAGIKSSARYFGQYGREAIGACFGFAALLIAVATWVVGGGVFAWLGVAGFAAHLGWQVSQISGVTPMLALRLFRSNWHTGLLLAAGFALDALVRFGLA
- a CDS encoding 16S rRNA (uracil(1498)-N(3))-methyltransferase, producing the protein MSTPDFARYRLHVADDLAIGTRLPLAREQANYLLNVLRLKSDDTIIVFNGRDGEWLAALTAEGRKQASLGLLRQTRPQPDAPDLHYLFAPLKHARLDYIAQKAVEMGAGLLQPVLTRRTQVSRLNLDRLRANAIEAAEQCGILSLPEIRGECGLDAALEALEPERLLIFCDEAMAQESPLKVQSPVTALAAAAPGPLAVLIGPEGGFDEAERVRILARPKTLRISLGPRILRADTAAVAALALVQAVLGDWPR